In a single window of the Biomphalaria glabrata chromosome 5, xgBioGlab47.1, whole genome shotgun sequence genome:
- the LOC106079037 gene encoding ubiquitin-conjugating enzyme E2 U-like: protein MYSRAHLLIELEQQKLQKDSPWGIEASILDETSIFEWMVKIKGLKNTLWEGGIFKVYIKFDEHYNYRPPQVYFQTIPFHPNVDVGTGKPCVDFLDNNEQWKENYSLSMILISLQTLLSNPIVKNAVNVEAAHMLLTSPDSYAQMVKECVIASQKVEAGETIDITETKIKPVASKLQHSRAAKTTQSLRSVKLSFEDYHKTWCAIATSQTKLTQANPVVESVKDKDKLQEIHFGISRQDVEQQFQKQVEDHNNLVYGVFKNKPSAGEIKAAKLAQLNKMKEMYRPPKQSPEPNDENREKLLNRPDIEDQDILDKEVDDLVNWTNNLNSNAIDTT from the exons atgtattcTAGGGCGCATCTGTTAATTGAATTGGAGCAACAAAAACTTCAAAAAGATTCTCCATGG ggtaTAGAAGCTTCTATTTTAGATGAGACCAGTATATTTGAATGGATGGTAAAAATTAAAGGTTTGAAAAACACTCTTTGGGAAG GTGGGATATTCAAagtatatataaagtttgatgaACATTATAATTATCGTCCACCGCAAGTTTACTTTCAAACCATACCATTTCATCCAAATG ttGATGTAGGAACTGGAAAACCTTGTGTGGATTTTCTTGATAATAatgaacaatggaaagaaaattACAGCCTATCAATGATTTTGATTTCACTTCAG ACCTTGCTGTCAAATCCTATAGTAAAAAATGCTGTAAATGTGGAGGCTGCTCATATGTTACTGACCTCTCCTGATTCATATGCTCAGATGGTCAAAGAATGTGTTATAGCCAGTCAAAAAGTTGAAG CAGGAGAAACTATTGACATTACTGAAACCAAAATTAAGCCTGTGGCTTCTAAGCTACAGCACTCAAGAGCAGCCAAAACCACTCAAAGTCTTCGTTCTGTTAAGCTGTCTTTTGAAGATTACCACAAAACTTGGTGTGCTATAGCGACGTCTCAAACTAAGCTGACACAAGCAAATCCAG TTGTCGAGTCTGTTAAAGATAAAGACAAGTtacaagaaatacattttgGTATTTCAAGACAGGATGTAGAGCAACAGTTTCAGAAACAAGTTGAAGA TCATAACAATTTGGTTTAtggtgtttttaaaaataaaccatCAGCGGGAGAAATTAAGGCAGCCAAGCTGGCACagctaaacaaaatgaaagagatgTATCGTCCCCCTAAACAATCACCAG AGCCCAATGATGAGAACAGAGAGAAACTACTAAATAGGCCAGATATAGAGGATCAAGATATTCTAGACAAAGAAGTGGATGACCTGGTTAACTGGACTAATAATCTAAATTCCAATGCTATTGATACCACATAA
- the LOC106056829 gene encoding adrenodoxin-like protein 1, mitochondrial — MAAPLKRMCKQIFFVCYTPPPVASLNNCLYSNFHEASRHSHRRNFYRHACLKSGEFELENPKSELDVVNIIYIDRQGKKHHVKGKVGDNVMYLAHRYNIEIEGACEASLACSTCHVYVKDEYFDKLPEPLEKEEDMLDMAPYLKENSRLGCQIILTKELDGIEVTLPKATRNFYVDGHVPPPH, encoded by the exons ATGGCGGCCCCCTTGAAACGaatgtgtaaacaaatattttttgtttgttatacacCACCACCAGTTGcatcattaaataattgtttgtatTCTAATTTTCACGAAGCTAGCAGACATAGTCATAGAAGAAATTTTTATCGACATg CTTGTCTGAAGTCAGGAGAATTTGAATTGGAGAACCCAAAATCTGAATTAGATGT AGTGAATATAATCTACATTGACCGTCAAGGGAAAAAGCATCATGTGAAAGGAAAAGTGGGAGATAATGTAATGTACCTTGCCCACAGATACAATATAGAAATTGAAG gtgcATGTGAAGCATCACTAGCTTGTTCTACTTGTCATGTATACGTGAAAGATGAATATTTTGATAAATTGCCTGAACCTTTAGAAAA GGAGGAAGATATGCTTGACATGGCACCATATCTAAAAGAAAACTCAAGATTAG gTTGTCAAATTATTTTAACTAAAGAATTGGATGGCATTGAAGTGACACTCCCAAAAGCAACTAGAAATTTCTATGTGGATGGTCATGTACCACCACCACATTAG